Proteins from one Clupea harengus chromosome 17, Ch_v2.0.2, whole genome shotgun sequence genomic window:
- the esyt2b gene encoding extended synaptotagmin-2-A isoform X1, translating to MIKENMTAVRGAHSHPAGSAGPKDSGQSVPDTPTKPNPALPADFTDEPVSSTNDLVCTWRQFAKTFMLIFPIYVLGYFEFSFSWLLIGLAVFFFWRKNAGSKNSRLSRALSFFDQEERSFKQSLVSSELPSWVHFPDVERVEWLNKTVKQMWPYICQFVEKLFRETIEPSVKAANAHLSTFNFTKIDLGDKPLRVNGVKVYTENVDKRQIIMDLQISFVGSTEIDVNIKRYYCKAGIKSIQLHGVLRVVLEPLLGNMPLVGALSLFFIKKPLLDISWTGLTNILDIPGLNGFTDNLIQDIICSYLVLPNRVTVPLVGDLELAQLRFPMPKGVLRIHFLEAQDLEGKDKYLGGLIKGKSDPYGVVQIGNQLFQSKTIKQCLQPKWNEVYEALVYEHSGQHLEIELFDEDPDKDDFLGSLMIDMTELRKEQQVDEWFDLEEVSTGKLHLRLEWLSLLPTAEKLEQVLRSIRADKSQANDGLSSALLVIYLDSARNLPRYPLEFNHDGSKQAYKAQKSGKKTSSDPSPYVLFTIGPKSYQSKVRYKTTEPLWEEAFSFLVHNPYTQELGVEVRDDKHKCTLGTLMVPLSGLLGEEDMTLTQQFPLKNSGPSCTLKLKMALRVLCLEKQGTSDQPSCVQVRRTSDGVCNPTATSPKPPTSQPSQAAPHSQASSSSNATQGAPHTQQPSGGSPVRGGQGDVRRSSSSLAMSSSHKQQAHRESMSSLASDSSLPCATQELQNRLRQLQNGSTPSQYPLGEVQLTVRHSPQRNKLIVVVHACRNLIAFTKDGSDPFIRLYLLPDKSRTGRRKTNTLKKTLNPIYDQSFEFSVSMVELHRRTLDVAVKNGGGLLSKHKGLLGKVLVDLTSDEISKGWTQWYAVSVP from the exons ATGATAAAGGAGAACATGACGGCAGTACGAGGAGCTCATTCACACCCGGCAGGTTCCGCAGGGCCAAAAGACAGTGGGCAGAGTGTACCGGACACCCCGACCAAGCCAAACCCCGCTCTACCGGCGGACTTCACGGATGAGCCCGTATCTTCTACGAATGACTTGGTTTGCACATGGAGACAGTTTGCGAAAACTTTTATGTTAATTTTCCCTATTTACGTTCTGGGGTATTTTGAGTTTAGTTTCAGTTGGCTTTTAATTGGACTCGCTGTATTTTTCTTCTGGAGGAAGAACGCGGGAAGTAAAAACTCGAGACTAAGCAGAGCCTTGTCATTCTTTGACCAAGAGGAGAGAAGTTTCAAGCAGAGCCTGGTGTCATCAGAGCTACCGTCATGG GTCCATTTCCCAGATGTGGAAAGAGTGGAATGGTTGAACAAG ACGGTGAAACAAATGTGGCCGTACATCTGTCAGTTTGTGGAGAAGCTGTTCCGCGAGACCATCGAGCCGTCCGTGAAGGCGGCCAACGCGCACCTTAGCACTTTCAACTTCACCAAAATTGACCTGGGAGACAAG cctCTGAGGGTCAATGGAGTTAAGGTTTACACTGAGAATGTAGACAAGCGTCAAATCATCATGGATCTCCAGATAAG TTTTGTTGGGAGCACTGAAATAGATGTGAACATTAAACGCTACTACTGCAAAGCCGGCATCAAGAGCATACAG CTCCATGGCGTGCTGAGAGTGGTGCTGGAGCCCCTGCTGGGGAACATGCCACTGGTGGGAGCGCTGTCTCTGTTCTTCATCAAGAAGCCG CTTCTAGACATCAGCTGGACTGGCCTCACCAACATATTGGACATTCCTGGACTGAA TGGCTTCACTGACAACCTGATCCAGGACATCATCTGCAGCTACCTGGTGCTGCCCAACAGGGTGACTGTCCCTCTGGTGGGCGATCTGGAGCTGGCGCAGCTCCGCTTTCCCATGCCCAAG GGTGTGCTCAGAATCCACTTCCTGGAAGCGCAGGATCTGGAGGGGAAGGATAAGTACCTCGGAGGCTTGATTAAGGGCAAGTCTGACCCTTACGGAGTTGTTCAGATTGGCAACCAGCTCTTTCAGAGCAAGACCATCAAGCAGTGCCTGCAGCCAAAATGGAATGAAGTTTACGAG gCCCTGGTTTACGAGCACTCAGGTCAGCACTTGGAGATTGAGCTGTTTGATGAAGACCCTGATAAGGACGACTTCCTGGGAAG tCTCATGATTGACATGACTGAGCTGCGGAAGGAACAGCAGGTGGATGAG TGGTTTGACCTTGAAGAAGTTTCGACTGGAAAACTCCATCTGAGGCTAGAGtggctctctctgctccccacaGCAGAGAAATTAgaacag GTGCTGCGCAGCATCAGAGCAGACAAGAGTCAGGCCAATGACGGCCTCTCCTCCGCTCTGCTGGTCATCTACCTGGACTCTGCCAGGAACCTGCCG AGATATCCTCTAGAGTTTAACCACGACGGCTCCAAGCAGGCCTATAAAGCACAGAAg TCTGGAAAGAAGACGAGTAGCGACCCCAGTCCTTACGTGCTGTTCACAATTGGACCCAAATCATACCAGAGcaag GTACGATATAAGACCACGGAGCCTCTGTGGGAGGAGGCCTTCTCTTTCCTCGTCCACAACCCCTACACACAGGAGCTTGGAGTAGAG GTTAGGGATGATAAGCACAAGTGCACCCTGGGTACTCTCATGGTGCCGCTGAGTGGGCTGCTTGGAGAGGAAGATATGACGCTGACTCAGCAGTTTCCCCTCAAAAACTCCGGACCCAGCTGCACCCTCAAGCTCAAGATGGCTCTTagg GTGCTCTGTCTGGAAAAGCAGGGCACGTCCGACCAACCCTCCTGTGTGCAGGTGAGACGCACTAGCGACGGCGTCTGCAACCCCACCGCCACTTCCCCTAAGCCGCCCACCAGTCAGCCCTCCCAGGCAGCCCCGCACAGCCAggcctcctcatcctccaacGCAACCCAGGGAGCGCCCCACACTCAGCAGCCCAGCGGGGGCAGCCCGGTGCGGGGAGGCCAGGGAGACGTGCGGCGCAGCAGCTCCAGCCTGGCCATGAGCAGCTCCCACAAGCAGCAGGCCCACCGGGAGTCCATGAGCAGCCTGGCCTCGGACTCCTCACTGCCCTGTGCCACGCAGGAGCTGCAGAACAGACTGAGGCAGCTgcagaa TGGCTCAACTCCCAGTCAGTATCCTCTGGGTGAGGTGCAGCTCACAGTGAGACACAGTCCTCAGAGGAACAAACTCATTGTGGTGGTGCACGCTTGTCG TAACCTCATAGCCTTTACGAAGGACGGCTCGGACCCCTTCATCAGGCTCTACCTGCTGCCAGACAAGAGCCGAACAGGCCGGAGGAAGACCAACACACTGAAGAAGACTCTTAACCCCATCTATGATCAGTC ATTTGAGTTCAGTGTGTCCATGGTGGAACTTCATAGGAGGACTCTGGATGTAGCGGTGAAGAATGGTGGAGGGCTGCTGTCCAAACACAAAGGCCTTCTGGGAAAA GTGCTTGTGGATTTGACAAGCGATGAAATTTCCAAGGGATGGACGCAATGGTATGCCGTTAGTGTACCATAA
- the esyt2b gene encoding extended synaptotagmin-2 isoform X2 — protein sequence MIKENMTAVRGAHSHPAGSAGPKDSGQSVPDTPTKPNPALPADFTDEPVSSTNDLVCTWRQFAKTFMLIFPIYVLGYFEFSFSWLLIGLAVFFFWRKNAGSKNSRLSRALSFFDQEERSFKQSLVSSELPSWVHFPDVERVEWLNKTVKQMWPYICQFVEKLFRETIEPSVKAANAHLSTFNFTKIDLGDKPLRVNGVKVYTENVDKRQIIMDLQISFVGSTEIDVNIKRYYCKAGIKSIQLHGVLRVVLEPLLGNMPLVGALSLFFIKKPLLDISWTGLTNILDIPGLNGFTDNLIQDIICSYLVLPNRVTVPLVGDLELAQLRFPMPKGVLRIHFLEAQDLEGKDKYLGGLIKGKSDPYGVVQIGNQLFQSKTIKQCLQPKWNEVYEALVYEHSGQHLEIELFDEDPDKDDFLGSLMIDMTELRKEQQVDEWFDLEEVSTGKLHLRLEWLSLLPTAEKLEQVLRSIRADKSQANDGLSSALLVIYLDSARNLPSGKKTSSDPSPYVLFTIGPKSYQSKVRYKTTEPLWEEAFSFLVHNPYTQELGVEVRDDKHKCTLGTLMVPLSGLLGEEDMTLTQQFPLKNSGPSCTLKLKMALRVLCLEKQGTSDQPSCVQVRRTSDGVCNPTATSPKPPTSQPSQAAPHSQASSSSNATQGAPHTQQPSGGSPVRGGQGDVRRSSSSLAMSSSHKQQAHRESMSSLASDSSLPCATQELQNRLRQLQNGSTPSQYPLGEVQLTVRHSPQRNKLIVVVHACRNLIAFTKDGSDPFIRLYLLPDKSRTGRRKTNTLKKTLNPIYDQSFEFSVSMVELHRRTLDVAVKNGGGLLSKHKGLLGKVLVDLTSDEISKGWTQWYAVSVP from the exons ATGATAAAGGAGAACATGACGGCAGTACGAGGAGCTCATTCACACCCGGCAGGTTCCGCAGGGCCAAAAGACAGTGGGCAGAGTGTACCGGACACCCCGACCAAGCCAAACCCCGCTCTACCGGCGGACTTCACGGATGAGCCCGTATCTTCTACGAATGACTTGGTTTGCACATGGAGACAGTTTGCGAAAACTTTTATGTTAATTTTCCCTATTTACGTTCTGGGGTATTTTGAGTTTAGTTTCAGTTGGCTTTTAATTGGACTCGCTGTATTTTTCTTCTGGAGGAAGAACGCGGGAAGTAAAAACTCGAGACTAAGCAGAGCCTTGTCATTCTTTGACCAAGAGGAGAGAAGTTTCAAGCAGAGCCTGGTGTCATCAGAGCTACCGTCATGG GTCCATTTCCCAGATGTGGAAAGAGTGGAATGGTTGAACAAG ACGGTGAAACAAATGTGGCCGTACATCTGTCAGTTTGTGGAGAAGCTGTTCCGCGAGACCATCGAGCCGTCCGTGAAGGCGGCCAACGCGCACCTTAGCACTTTCAACTTCACCAAAATTGACCTGGGAGACAAG cctCTGAGGGTCAATGGAGTTAAGGTTTACACTGAGAATGTAGACAAGCGTCAAATCATCATGGATCTCCAGATAAG TTTTGTTGGGAGCACTGAAATAGATGTGAACATTAAACGCTACTACTGCAAAGCCGGCATCAAGAGCATACAG CTCCATGGCGTGCTGAGAGTGGTGCTGGAGCCCCTGCTGGGGAACATGCCACTGGTGGGAGCGCTGTCTCTGTTCTTCATCAAGAAGCCG CTTCTAGACATCAGCTGGACTGGCCTCACCAACATATTGGACATTCCTGGACTGAA TGGCTTCACTGACAACCTGATCCAGGACATCATCTGCAGCTACCTGGTGCTGCCCAACAGGGTGACTGTCCCTCTGGTGGGCGATCTGGAGCTGGCGCAGCTCCGCTTTCCCATGCCCAAG GGTGTGCTCAGAATCCACTTCCTGGAAGCGCAGGATCTGGAGGGGAAGGATAAGTACCTCGGAGGCTTGATTAAGGGCAAGTCTGACCCTTACGGAGTTGTTCAGATTGGCAACCAGCTCTTTCAGAGCAAGACCATCAAGCAGTGCCTGCAGCCAAAATGGAATGAAGTTTACGAG gCCCTGGTTTACGAGCACTCAGGTCAGCACTTGGAGATTGAGCTGTTTGATGAAGACCCTGATAAGGACGACTTCCTGGGAAG tCTCATGATTGACATGACTGAGCTGCGGAAGGAACAGCAGGTGGATGAG TGGTTTGACCTTGAAGAAGTTTCGACTGGAAAACTCCATCTGAGGCTAGAGtggctctctctgctccccacaGCAGAGAAATTAgaacag GTGCTGCGCAGCATCAGAGCAGACAAGAGTCAGGCCAATGACGGCCTCTCCTCCGCTCTGCTGGTCATCTACCTGGACTCTGCCAGGAACCTGCCG TCTGGAAAGAAGACGAGTAGCGACCCCAGTCCTTACGTGCTGTTCACAATTGGACCCAAATCATACCAGAGcaag GTACGATATAAGACCACGGAGCCTCTGTGGGAGGAGGCCTTCTCTTTCCTCGTCCACAACCCCTACACACAGGAGCTTGGAGTAGAG GTTAGGGATGATAAGCACAAGTGCACCCTGGGTACTCTCATGGTGCCGCTGAGTGGGCTGCTTGGAGAGGAAGATATGACGCTGACTCAGCAGTTTCCCCTCAAAAACTCCGGACCCAGCTGCACCCTCAAGCTCAAGATGGCTCTTagg GTGCTCTGTCTGGAAAAGCAGGGCACGTCCGACCAACCCTCCTGTGTGCAGGTGAGACGCACTAGCGACGGCGTCTGCAACCCCACCGCCACTTCCCCTAAGCCGCCCACCAGTCAGCCCTCCCAGGCAGCCCCGCACAGCCAggcctcctcatcctccaacGCAACCCAGGGAGCGCCCCACACTCAGCAGCCCAGCGGGGGCAGCCCGGTGCGGGGAGGCCAGGGAGACGTGCGGCGCAGCAGCTCCAGCCTGGCCATGAGCAGCTCCCACAAGCAGCAGGCCCACCGGGAGTCCATGAGCAGCCTGGCCTCGGACTCCTCACTGCCCTGTGCCACGCAGGAGCTGCAGAACAGACTGAGGCAGCTgcagaa TGGCTCAACTCCCAGTCAGTATCCTCTGGGTGAGGTGCAGCTCACAGTGAGACACAGTCCTCAGAGGAACAAACTCATTGTGGTGGTGCACGCTTGTCG TAACCTCATAGCCTTTACGAAGGACGGCTCGGACCCCTTCATCAGGCTCTACCTGCTGCCAGACAAGAGCCGAACAGGCCGGAGGAAGACCAACACACTGAAGAAGACTCTTAACCCCATCTATGATCAGTC ATTTGAGTTCAGTGTGTCCATGGTGGAACTTCATAGGAGGACTCTGGATGTAGCGGTGAAGAATGGTGGAGGGCTGCTGTCCAAACACAAAGGCCTTCTGGGAAAA GTGCTTGTGGATTTGACAAGCGATGAAATTTCCAAGGGATGGACGCAATGGTATGCCGTTAGTGTACCATAA